From Rhodanobacteraceae bacterium, the proteins below share one genomic window:
- a CDS encoding Mg(2+) transport ATPase, P-type, with protein sequence MFGPSSQTNVNGAAKTRAAHARPMVAGSAWTDEAALLASLDTTHAGLDEAQIEARLDRDGVNEASHEKPPHWSLQLARTFKNPFILVLLVLAAVQLATSPDDLTGPIIIAVMVLISVVLSFTQEFRSSRAAEKLKAMVRNTATVTRRASDGHSERIEVPVVELVAGDIVHLSAGDMVPADLRLLSAKDLFISQAILTGESLPVEKTAPEHAQQRDASVEPLDLPTVCYMGTNVVSGSATAVVVATGPRSYLGSLAHTLSGQRSETSFDRGVKSVSWLLIRFMAVMVPIVFAIQGFGKGNWLEAFLFAISVAVGLTPEMLPLIVTANLAKGALAMSKRKVVVKQLNAIQNFGAMDVLCTDKTGTLTLDKIVLERHLDLDGEESDDALEFGYLNSHFQTGLKNLMDKAVLAHRDLEHSIAKWKVVDEIPFDFQRRRMSVVLTEGRGEDLLVCKGAVEEMLSICAFAREGERDIPLTDERRERIRAMTHELNEDGLRVLIVAVKRQPALGRAYGIADEAGLVAIGCLAFLDPPKDTAHTAIAALHHHGVEVKVITGDNEAVTRKICREVGLDVTHSVMGRDIEELDDVALDELVARTTVFAKMSPLQKSRVVESLQRRGHTVGFLGDGINDAAALRRADVGISVDTATDIAKESADIILLEKNLMVLEEGVLEGRITFGNIIKYIKMTASSNFGNVFSMLIASIFLPFLPMLPLQILVLNLLYDISQLSIPFDRMDEEYIRKPRKWDAGDIGRFMFWVGPTSSVFDVTTFLLLWFWFGANSTSPAHQAFFQSGWFVESLLTQTLVVHMIRTRKIPFIQSSAAAPVLGLTTAIIAIGIAIPYTALGHKMGMVELPLEYFGWLAATVVAYCALTQFVKVIYVRRYRRWL encoded by the coding sequence ATGTTCGGACCTTCTTCCCAAACCAATGTCAACGGCGCGGCCAAGACCCGCGCGGCCCACGCGCGGCCGATGGTTGCCGGCAGCGCGTGGACGGACGAAGCGGCGCTGCTGGCGTCGCTCGATACCACGCACGCCGGCCTCGACGAGGCGCAGATCGAGGCGCGCCTCGACCGCGACGGCGTCAACGAGGCGTCACACGAGAAGCCGCCGCACTGGTCGCTGCAACTGGCGCGCACGTTCAAGAACCCGTTCATCCTGGTGCTGCTGGTGCTGGCGGCCGTGCAGCTGGCGACTTCGCCGGATGACCTGACCGGCCCGATCATCATCGCGGTGATGGTGTTGATCAGCGTGGTGTTGAGTTTCACCCAGGAGTTCCGCTCCTCGCGCGCGGCCGAGAAACTGAAGGCGATGGTGCGCAACACCGCGACGGTGACCCGGCGCGCCTCGGACGGCCACAGCGAGCGCATCGAAGTGCCGGTGGTGGAACTGGTCGCGGGCGACATCGTGCACCTCTCGGCCGGCGACATGGTGCCCGCGGACCTGCGCCTGCTTTCCGCGAAGGACTTGTTCATTTCGCAGGCCATCCTCACCGGCGAATCGCTGCCGGTGGAAAAGACCGCGCCCGAACACGCGCAGCAACGCGATGCGTCCGTCGAGCCGCTGGATCTGCCGACCGTCTGCTACATGGGCACCAACGTGGTCAGCGGCAGCGCGACCGCGGTGGTGGTCGCGACCGGGCCGCGCAGTTATCTCGGCTCGCTGGCGCACACGCTCTCGGGCCAGCGCTCGGAAACCAGTTTCGACCGCGGCGTGAAAAGCGTGTCGTGGCTGCTGATCCGCTTCATGGCGGTGATGGTGCCGATCGTGTTCGCGATCCAGGGTTTCGGCAAGGGCAACTGGCTGGAAGCGTTCCTGTTCGCGATTTCCGTCGCGGTCGGCCTGACGCCGGAAATGCTGCCGCTGATCGTCACCGCCAACCTCGCGAAAGGCGCGCTGGCGATGAGCAAGCGCAAGGTGGTGGTGAAGCAGTTGAACGCCATCCAGAACTTCGGCGCGATGGACGTGCTGTGCACCGACAAGACCGGCACGCTGACGCTCGACAAGATCGTGCTGGAGCGCCACCTCGACCTCGACGGCGAGGAATCCGACGACGCGCTGGAGTTCGGCTACCTCAACAGCCATTTCCAGACGGGCCTGAAGAATTTGATGGACAAGGCGGTGCTGGCGCATCGCGATCTCGAACATTCCATCGCGAAGTGGAAAGTGGTGGACGAGATTCCGTTCGACTTCCAGCGCCGGCGCATGTCGGTGGTGTTGACCGAAGGACGCGGCGAAGACCTGCTGGTATGCAAGGGCGCGGTCGAGGAGATGCTGTCGATCTGCGCCTTCGCGCGCGAGGGCGAGCGCGACATTCCGCTCACGGACGAGCGCCGCGAGCGCATCCGTGCGATGACCCACGAATTGAACGAGGACGGCCTGCGCGTGCTGATCGTCGCGGTCAAGCGCCAGCCTGCGCTCGGCCGTGCCTACGGCATTGCTGACGAGGCCGGCCTCGTCGCGATCGGCTGCCTCGCCTTCCTCGATCCACCCAAGGACACCGCGCACACCGCGATCGCGGCGCTGCACCACCACGGCGTCGAAGTGAAGGTGATCACCGGCGACAACGAGGCGGTGACGCGCAAGATTTGCCGCGAAGTCGGACTGGACGTCACGCATTCGGTGATGGGCCGCGACATCGAGGAACTGGACGACGTGGCGCTGGACGAGCTGGTCGCGCGCACCACGGTGTTCGCGAAGATGTCGCCGCTGCAGAAATCGCGCGTGGTCGAGTCGCTGCAGCGGCGCGGCCATACCGTGGGCTTCCTGGGCGACGGCATCAACGACGCCGCCGCGTTGCGCCGCGCCGATGTCGGCATCTCGGTCGATACCGCGACCGACATCGCCAAGGAATCGGCCGACATCATCCTGCTGGAAAAAAACCTGATGGTGCTCGAAGAGGGCGTGCTGGAAGGCCGCATCACCTTCGGCAACATCATCAAGTACATCAAGATGACGGCCAGCTCCAACTTCGGCAACGTGTTCTCGATGCTGATCGCCAGCATCTTCCTGCCGTTCCTGCCGATGCTGCCGCTGCAGATCCTGGTGCTGAACCTGCTGTACGACATCTCGCAGCTGTCGATCCCGTTCGACCGGATGGACGAGGAATACATCCGCAAGCCGCGCAAGTGGGACGCCGGCGACATCGGCCGCTTCATGTTCTGGGTCGGCCCGACCAGTTCCGTATTCGACGTCACCACGTTCCTGCTGCTGTGGTTCTGGTTCGGCGCCAATTCGACTTCGCCCGCGCACCAGGCGTTCTTCCAGTCCGGCTGGTTCGTGGAAAGCCTGCTGACCCAGACGCTGGTGGTGCACATGATCCGCACCCGCAAGATTCCCTTCATCCAGAGCTCGGCGGCGGCGCCGGTGCTGGGCCTCACCACCGCGATCATCGCGATCGGCATCGCGATTCCGTACACGGCGCTCGGCCACAAGATGGGCATGGTCGAGCTGCCGCTGGAATATTTCGGCTGGCTGGCCGCCACCGTGGTCGCGTATTGCGCGCTGACGCAGTTCGTGAAGGTGATCTACGTGCGGCGGTATCGGCGCTGGTTGTGA
- a CDS encoding Integron integrase IntIPac — translation MRRLGLSIRTEEAYVGWVRRFILANGKRHPRELGAREVEAFLTHLAMRVHVSASTQNQALSALLFLYREVLQVELPWMENIRRAKKPERLPVVLSREEAAALLAEMNGVTWLMAGLLYGAGLRLMECVRLRVQDVDFVRREITVRRGKGGKDRRTMLPAMVVDALQGQLAEARRTHERDLAAGFGAVWLPDALARKYPNASREWAWQYVFPASSRSIDPRSGVERRHHLDETVLQRAVKQAVRRARIDKPATCHTLRHSFATHLIEGGYDIRTVQELLGHKDVSTTQIYTHVLNRGGRGVLSPLDRS, via the coding sequence ATGCGGCGGCTCGGATTGTCGATCCGCACCGAAGAAGCCTACGTCGGCTGGGTGCGGCGCTTTATTCTGGCCAACGGCAAGCGGCACCCGCGCGAATTGGGCGCGCGCGAGGTCGAGGCGTTCCTGACACACCTTGCCATGCGTGTGCACGTGTCGGCGTCCACGCAGAACCAGGCGCTGTCGGCACTGCTGTTCCTGTACAGGGAAGTGCTGCAGGTCGAATTGCCGTGGATGGAAAACATCCGCCGCGCGAAGAAGCCGGAACGGCTGCCGGTCGTGTTGAGTCGCGAGGAAGCCGCGGCGCTGCTGGCCGAAATGAATGGCGTGACGTGGCTGATGGCGGGCCTTCTGTACGGTGCGGGTTTGCGCCTGATGGAATGCGTGCGACTGCGCGTGCAGGACGTGGACTTCGTGCGCCGCGAAATCACGGTTCGGCGCGGCAAGGGCGGCAAGGATCGCCGCACGATGTTGCCGGCAATGGTGGTGGATGCGCTGCAAGGCCAGCTCGCCGAAGCACGGCGTACACATGAACGCGACCTTGCCGCGGGCTTCGGCGCGGTCTGGCTGCCCGATGCGCTGGCCCGAAAATATCCCAACGCCTCGCGCGAATGGGCGTGGCAATACGTGTTCCCGGCTTCGTCGCGAAGCATCGATCCGCGTTCGGGCGTGGAACGCCGGCATCATCTGGACGAAACCGTGCTGCAGCGCGCGGTCAAGCAGGCCGTGCGGCGCGCGCGCATCGACAAGCCGGCGACTTGCCACACCCTGCGGCATTCGTTCGCGACGCACCTGATCGAAGGCGGCTACGACATCCGCACGGTGCAGGAACTGCTGGGCCACAAGGATGTTTCCACCACGCAGATCTACACGCACGTCCTGAACCGCGGCGGGCGCGGCGTGCTGAGTCCGCTGGACAGGAGTTGA